The DNA region TGGACATCCCTCTTACCTATTTAAACCCTACATTATGAGATTGTTAAAGGGGGTTGAAGAAAAGCAAGCAAATGTGTTAATCAAATCTGCATGAAAGGCGCGGGGAAGGGGATTTGAACCCCTGAGGGCAATGCCCAACGGATTAGCAATCCGGTGCCTCGGCGTAGCCCGACCAACGAATCTTACGAGGCAAATCCGTCGCCTTACCGGGCTGGGCCATCCCCGCTTTCTTGAAGAGGATAAAGCAGTTTTTATATTAAACTTATTCTCTCTTCTTATAAAATTCTGCGATCGTGTCCACAATGTAGTTCTGCTCCTCCTCCGTCAAAGCATAATAAAGCGGCAATGTAAGAATTTGCTGCCAGATTTTTTCAGTCACTGCAAGCTTTTTCCTGTATCTCTTGTAGGCAGGCTGGAGGTGGACAGGCATGTAGTGCACTCCAGTGGTAATCCCCTTTTCCGCAAGGAATGCCATCAAATCATCCCTTCTTTCACATTTTATCACATAACTGTAGGCACTTGTTTTCACATGCGGGAGTAGTGTGGGGGTTTTAACCTCTGGGATTCCCTTCAATTTCTCAGTGTATCTGTTGAAAAGATAGGTTTTTCGTTCTAGGATTGAGGGAAGTTTTCGCATCTGGGCGATGCCTATTGCTGCAGCAACATCATTCATGTAGTATTTGTAGCCCACATCCTCGCAAATAAAATGCCAATACCTTTCCTTTGCCTCCTTCAACCTCGTCCAGGTATCTCTGTCTGCCCCCAGAAACCTGTACTGTCTGAGTTTGTTGTTCAATTCATCGGAGTTTGTGGTAATGGCTCCACCTTCACCAGTAGTTATGTTTTTGGTTGCATGGAAGCTGAAGCAGGTCATTTCAGAGCCGAGCGAACCAATTTTTTTGCCTCTGTACTCTGCACCAAAGGCCTGGGCAGCATCTTCGATTACATGCATCCCTCTCTCTTTTGCAATTTCCAGGATTTCATCCATTTCACAGGGGTGCCCAGCATAATGAACTGGGAGAACGCACACGGAATTTTTCGCAATTCTTTTTTTCAGGTCATCTGGGCTGAGACATAGTGTTTCCTCGTCAACATCTACCCAGACAGGTTTTCCGCCAGCATGGAGCACTGCATGGGCGGTAGCTACGAATGTAAGAGAGGGAAGAAGCACGGCTTTTCCTCTTACCCCAATCATTTCCAGGGCCAGATGAAGGGCCGAGGTGCAGGAATTTGTGCAAATTGCGTGTTTTGCACCAAGATATTGACTAATTAATCTCTCGAATTCAAGGGTTTTTGGGCCGAGCCCCACCCACCCACTTTTAAATGCCTCCTTTATTTGTTCAAGTTCTTCTTCCCCGAGATAGGGTTTAAACAGGGGAATTCTAAAAGC from Thermoplasmata archaeon includes:
- a CDS encoding DegT/DnrJ/EryC1/StrS family aminotransferase, with product MEKAFRIPLFKPYLGEEELEQIKEAFKSGWVGLGPKTLEFERLISQYLGAKHAICTNSCTSALHLALEMIGVRGKAVLLPSLTFVATAHAVLHAGGKPVWVDVDEETLCLSPDDLKKRIAKNSVCVLPVHYAGHPCEMDEILEIAKERGMHVIEDAAQAFGAEYRGKKIGSLGSEMTCFSFHATKNITTGEGGAITTNSDELNNKLRQYRFLGADRDTWTRLKEAKERYWHFICEDVGYKYYMNDVAAAIGIAQMRKLPSILERKTYLFNRYTEKLKGIPEVKTPTLLPHVKTSAYSYVIKCERRDDLMAFLAEKGITTGVHYMPVHLQPAYKRYRKKLAVTEKIWQQILTLPLYYALTEEEQNYIVDTIAEFYKKRE